A window from Flavobacterium gyeonganense encodes these proteins:
- a CDS encoding DUF47 domain-containing protein has translation MSINSIFQFLVPKDKKFFPLFEEASSNLIELASNLHEAVNLPLKEREVLFQKIDELEQKGEDITRQTNLELSRNFITPFDREDIHTLITSIDNVADYLHGASSRMKLYQVDKITKSIRKMTEINLEACQNIDSAVKELRNLKNFKVIKDACSRINKLENKSDNVYNKAVFEIFENETDAKNIIKYKEVLSVLESATDKCKSVANILESISVKHS, from the coding sequence ATGTCAATAAACAGTATTTTCCAATTTTTAGTGCCGAAAGACAAAAAATTCTTTCCACTTTTTGAAGAGGCTTCAAGCAATTTAATTGAATTAGCTTCTAACTTACACGAAGCTGTAAACCTTCCATTAAAAGAAAGAGAAGTCCTTTTTCAGAAAATTGATGAATTAGAGCAAAAAGGAGAAGACATTACACGTCAGACCAATCTGGAGCTGAGCAGAAACTTTATTACTCCGTTTGACAGAGAGGATATTCATACATTGATCACTTCGATTGATAACGTTGCGGATTACCTGCACGGAGCATCAAGCAGAATGAAATTGTATCAGGTTGATAAGATTACAAAGTCAATCAGAAAAATGACAGAGATTAACCTTGAAGCTTGTCAGAACATTGACAGTGCAGTAAAAGAATTAAGAAATTTAAAGAATTTCAAAGTTATTAAGGATGCCTGTTCCAGAATCAACAAACTGGAAAACAAATCTGATAACGTTTATAACAAAGCAGTTTTTGAAATTTTTGAAAACGAAACAGACGCTAAAAATATCATTAAATATAAAGAAGTGTTATCTGTTTTAGAATCAGCAACAGACAAGTGTAAGAGCGTTGCCAACATACTGGAATCTATTTCTGTAAAACATTCTTAA